tgttgttacgggtgtgacaatagtcgattttgtacaccttgggaaaaACATGGAAAGATTTTTGATGATAGGATGAGTGATTCGTCAGGAATAGTGAACCCGAGCTCTCATTTGGATTCATCATTGGTGGAATTGCAGAACATAATTGAAGAAAAGTCAAATCAGCTTACTGAAGTGGATGTCAAACTTGAAGCAGCTTTGAAAGAGGTCGCGAAACTTGATCCGCAGATGGAAATGAATCGGAAGCTTCTAAAAGAATCTCAGGTAATGATGGTATTGTATATAATACTATTTTCTAAATATGGTTCCATTTATCGTGTCTTTTTAAGCTTTAAACTTGGTAGTTCGTGTTATGTACACTGTTTAGAGGTGTCAACTGGGCGAGTCAAGTAGGTTGATCTCCTCTTTATATTTTTATGAACATGATGAATGTGTTACAGATTAATTGTGCTCACTTGGAGAATTGTCTGAATGAAGCAC
This genomic window from Rutidosis leptorrhynchoides isolate AG116_Rl617_1_P2 chromosome 2, CSIRO_AGI_Rlap_v1, whole genome shotgun sequence contains:
- the LOC139891749 gene encoding autophagy-related protein 11-like, giving the protein MSDSSGIVNPSSHLDSSLVELQNIIEEKSNQLTEVDVKLEAALKEVAKLDPQMEMNRKLLKESQINCAHLENCLNEARAEARTHLCAAN